The Cellulomonas sp. P24 genome contains a region encoding:
- the guaA gene encoding glutamine-hydrolyzing GMP synthase has protein sequence MTATPTHRPVLVVDFGAQYAQLIARRVREANVYSEIVPHTASVEQILAKDPVAIILSGGPSSVYAPGAPSVDPALFDAGVPVLGICYGFQAMAAALGGTVAETGAREYGRTTVQVDGPGTVLAGSPQEQVVWMSHGDSVHTAPEGFEVLATSTGSPVAAFEDRDRRLFGMQWHPEVKHSPLGQQALENFLYQGAGLTPDWNPGNVIAEQVERIRAQVGDARVICGLSGGVDSSVAAALVQKAVGDQLTCVFVDHGLLRTGEAEQVETDFVAATGVRLMVVDARERFLSALAGVSDPETKRKIIGREFIRVFEDAAREVVAEAGEHGTEVRFLVQGTLYPDVVESGGGEGAANIKSHHNVGGLPDDLQFELVEPLRALFKDEVRAVGLELGVPEAIVWRQPFPGPGLGIRIVGEVTADRLDTLRAADAIAREELTKAGLDREIWQCPVVLLADVRSVGVQGDGRTYGHPVVLRPVSSEDAMTADWTRLPYDVLAVISNRITNEVPEVNRVVLDVTSKPPGTIEWE, from the coding sequence GTGACCGCGACCCCGACGCACCGGCCGGTACTCGTCGTCGACTTCGGTGCGCAGTACGCGCAGCTGATCGCCCGACGCGTCCGTGAGGCGAACGTCTACTCCGAGATCGTCCCGCACACCGCCTCCGTCGAGCAGATCCTGGCCAAGGACCCGGTCGCGATCATCCTCAGCGGTGGCCCGTCGTCCGTCTACGCGCCCGGTGCGCCGTCGGTCGACCCGGCGCTGTTCGACGCCGGCGTCCCCGTCCTCGGGATCTGCTACGGCTTCCAGGCCATGGCGGCCGCGCTCGGCGGCACGGTCGCGGAGACCGGGGCCCGGGAGTACGGCCGCACGACGGTCCAGGTCGACGGCCCCGGCACGGTGCTGGCCGGCAGCCCGCAGGAGCAGGTCGTCTGGATGAGCCACGGCGACTCCGTGCACACCGCACCCGAGGGCTTCGAGGTCCTGGCGACGTCGACCGGCTCGCCCGTCGCCGCCTTCGAGGACCGCGACCGGCGGCTGTTCGGCATGCAGTGGCACCCCGAGGTCAAGCACTCGCCGCTCGGTCAGCAGGCCCTCGAGAACTTCCTGTACCAGGGTGCCGGTCTCACGCCGGACTGGAACCCGGGCAACGTGATCGCGGAGCAGGTCGAGCGGATCCGCGCCCAGGTGGGCGACGCCCGGGTGATCTGCGGGCTCTCCGGCGGCGTCGACTCGTCCGTCGCGGCGGCCCTCGTGCAGAAGGCCGTCGGGGACCAGCTGACGTGCGTGTTCGTCGACCACGGGCTGCTGCGGACCGGTGAGGCCGAGCAGGTCGAGACGGACTTCGTGGCGGCGACCGGCGTGCGGCTCATGGTCGTCGACGCGCGTGAGCGGTTCCTCAGTGCGCTCGCGGGCGTGAGCGACCCGGAGACCAAGCGGAAGATCATCGGTCGGGAGTTCATCCGGGTCTTCGAGGACGCCGCGCGTGAGGTGGTCGCCGAGGCGGGGGAGCACGGCACCGAGGTGCGGTTCCTCGTGCAGGGCACCCTGTACCCCGACGTGGTCGAGTCCGGCGGCGGCGAGGGTGCCGCGAACATCAAGAGCCACCACAACGTCGGCGGGCTGCCGGACGACCTCCAGTTCGAGCTCGTCGAGCCCTTGCGTGCCCTGTTCAAGGACGAGGTCCGCGCCGTCGGGCTCGAGCTCGGCGTGCCCGAGGCGATCGTGTGGCGCCAGCCGTTCCCCGGACCCGGCCTCGGCATCCGGATCGTCGGCGAGGTCACCGCGGATCGGCTCGACACGCTGCGCGCGGCCGATGCGATCGCCCGCGAGGAGCTCACCAAGGCCGGCCTGGACCGGGAGATCTGGCAGTGCCCCGTCGTGCTCCTCGCCGACGTGCGGTCGGTCGGTGTGCAGGGTGACGGGCGCACGTACGGTCACCCCGTCGTGCTCCGTCCGGTGTCCTCGGAGGACGCCATGACGGCGGACTGGACGCGGCTGCCCTACGACGTGCTCGCGGTGATCTCGAACCGCATCACGAACGAGGTGCCCGAGGTCAACCGCGTCGTCCTCGACGTGACGAGCAAGCCGCCGGGCACGATCGAGTGGGAGTGA
- a CDS encoding DUF3817 domain-containing protein: MAQTNPQDKARAALGRYRVMAWITGSMLLLLCLEVVLHYVVGISKDRLGPFQYVPFAHGWIYVVYLAAVLDLWSKMRWTYGRLVAMVLAGVVPVMSFVLERRVHADAEAVLEPDTLAA; encoded by the coding sequence GTGGCTCAGACGAACCCCCAGGACAAGGCTCGCGCCGCTCTCGGCCGCTACCGCGTGATGGCATGGATCACCGGATCGATGCTGCTGCTGCTGTGCCTCGAGGTCGTGCTCCACTACGTCGTCGGGATCAGCAAGGACCGGTTGGGCCCGTTCCAGTACGTCCCGTTCGCCCACGGCTGGATCTACGTGGTGTACCTCGCTGCGGTGCTCGACCTCTGGTCGAAGATGCGGTGGACCTACGGCCGCCTGGTCGCGATGGTGCTCGCCGGCGTCGTCCCGGTGATGTCGTTCGTGCTCGAGCGTCGCGTCCACGCGGACGCCGAGGCGGTCCTCGAGCCCGATACCCTTGCCGCGTGA
- a CDS encoding ABC transporter ATP-binding protein produces the protein MRPLPPADPGTPPLTSPQAYLWWQARRQGALLLGAVGVEVVGQLAGAAIPAALGRVIDDGVARGLSASLLVGCLLLAGAGLVQVLGNVVGHRLAVENWLRSAFSSSQLIGHHVTRTGDAVTDVLPTGEVVATVATDALRTGELFAIAGRFVGGIAAYAGIAVVLMRTSAVLGVLILVGLPLVVAVLALLVTPLQRRQSAQREAAGRLTTLGSDTVSGLRILRGVGGEEVFSARYREQSQRVRRAGVAVAQTQSLLDALQTLLPGLFLAAVVWVGARLAIAGQISPGQLVAFYGFAAFLTQPLWTATETMRVATRAVVGVRKILAVLSVPVAGADVTQPRPAPAPGAEIVDVATGLVVRPGEVLALVSADPDESARVAARLGRFDDAHAADPTGTGHPSVRWGAAWLHDVALAEVRERIVVSESTPHLFTGVLADELDVRGTATATQLEHALHVADAADVLDSVPGGLVGEIAEKGRSLSGGQRQRVALARALLTDAEVLVLVEPTSAVDAHTEARIARRLAATRRGRTTVIVTASPLVLDAVDDVALLAGGTVVARGRHRDLLDPHHPAAAAYRAVVSRASEDTDPAHDTTAHDEGMEDRHEAARR, from the coding sequence GTGCGCCCCCTCCCTCCGGCCGACCCCGGCACCCCGCCGCTGACCTCGCCACAGGCCTACCTGTGGTGGCAGGCACGTCGTCAGGGCGCGCTGCTGCTCGGGGCCGTCGGGGTCGAGGTCGTCGGTCAGCTCGCCGGCGCCGCGATCCCCGCAGCCCTCGGCCGGGTGATCGACGACGGGGTCGCGCGCGGGCTGTCGGCGTCGCTCCTCGTCGGGTGCCTGCTGCTCGCCGGGGCCGGGCTGGTGCAGGTCCTGGGCAACGTCGTCGGGCATCGGCTCGCGGTCGAGAACTGGCTGCGCAGCGCGTTCTCGTCGTCTCAGCTCATCGGTCACCACGTCACGCGGACCGGGGACGCGGTCACCGACGTGCTCCCGACGGGCGAGGTGGTCGCGACCGTGGCGACCGACGCGCTGCGTACCGGCGAGCTGTTCGCGATCGCCGGCCGGTTCGTCGGCGGGATCGCGGCGTACGCCGGCATCGCCGTCGTCCTCATGCGGACCTCGGCCGTGCTCGGGGTGCTGATCCTCGTCGGCCTGCCGCTCGTCGTCGCCGTCCTCGCGCTCCTGGTCACCCCGTTGCAGCGCCGTCAGTCCGCCCAGCGTGAGGCCGCCGGGCGCCTGACCACCCTGGGCTCCGACACCGTCTCCGGTCTGCGGATCCTCCGGGGCGTCGGCGGCGAGGAGGTCTTCAGCGCCCGCTACCGCGAGCAGTCCCAGCGGGTGCGTCGCGCCGGGGTCGCCGTGGCGCAGACCCAGTCGTTGCTCGACGCCCTGCAGACGCTCCTGCCCGGGCTGTTCCTCGCCGCCGTCGTCTGGGTCGGTGCGCGCCTGGCGATCGCGGGGCAGATCTCCCCCGGGCAGCTCGTCGCCTTCTACGGCTTCGCCGCGTTCCTCACCCAGCCGCTGTGGACCGCGACCGAGACGATGCGGGTCGCCACCCGCGCGGTGGTCGGCGTGCGCAAGATCCTCGCCGTGCTGAGCGTGCCGGTGGCCGGGGCCGACGTCACGCAGCCACGACCGGCACCGGCGCCCGGCGCCGAGATCGTCGACGTCGCGACCGGCCTCGTCGTGCGACCCGGCGAGGTCCTCGCCCTGGTGAGCGCCGACCCCGACGAGAGCGCGCGCGTCGCCGCACGCCTGGGCAGGTTCGACGACGCGCACGCGGCCGACCCCACCGGGACCGGGCACCCGTCCGTCCGGTGGGGCGCGGCGTGGCTGCACGACGTCGCCCTCGCCGAGGTCCGCGAGCGCATCGTCGTCTCGGAGTCGACGCCGCACCTGTTCACCGGCGTGCTCGCGGACGAGCTCGACGTCCGTGGCACCGCCACGGCGACGCAGCTCGAGCACGCGCTGCACGTCGCCGACGCCGCCGACGTGCTCGACTCCGTCCCGGGGGGACTGGTCGGGGAGATCGCCGAGAAGGGGAGGTCGCTCTCCGGCGGCCAACGCCAGCGGGTGGCCCTCGCGCGGGCGCTGCTCACCGACGCCGAGGTCCTCGTGCTCGTCGAGCCGACCAGTGCGGTCGACGCGCACACCGAGGCCCGGATCGCACGACGGCTCGCCGCGACCAGGCGCGGACGCACCACCGTGATCGTCACCGCGAGCCCGCTCGTCCTCGACGCCGTGGACGACGTCGCCCTCCTCGCCGGAGGCACCGTCGTCGCGCGCGGCCGCCACCGGGACCTGCTCGACCCGCACCACCCGGCTGCGGCCGCGTACCGGGCCGTCGTCTCCCGGGCGTCGGAGGACACCGACCCAGCGCACGACACCACAGCGCACGACGAAGGGATGGAGGACCGCCATGAAGCTGCCCGTCGCTGA
- a CDS encoding ABC transporter ATP-binding protein — MKLPVADAATVRRQTAVLLRRHRRSLAGVVTLHALAAATGLAGPWLLGRLVDDVTTGTTAAAVDRLVAVLAVAVLTQSVLIRFAQRSAMVLGESVFAELREEFLTTVARLPLSTVERAGTGDLVARTTNDIDRVQYTVRFGIPRVLVTVATIVLTAVAAALTDPLVALGLLAGAPSLLAVTRWYLRRAAPAYLRESAAYATLNGTITESVEGARTVDALGMGGRRRARVDADLREAFAAESATLRLRTVLFPGVDASFLLPVLAVLVWGTYLISTGHATIGAVTTVALYATQVIQPIGELIFWLDEIQVGTTSLARILGVQQVAPDRTVGSRTPVDETIVGRDVRYAYREGHDVLHGIDLDLRPGERLAIVGPSGAGKSTLGRMLAGIHPPTGGTVTAGDVPLVELPLDDLRGHVALVTQEHHVFVGTLAENLRLAQVDADDDALLRALDAVDARAWVEALPDGLDTVVGSGGRPLTPAQAQQVALARLVLLDPHTLVLDEATSLLDPRAARHLERSLSAVLAGRTVVAIAHRLHTAHDADRVAVVDAGRITEIGSHDELVDADGDYAALWHSWQQD; from the coding sequence ATGAAGCTGCCCGTCGCTGACGCGGCGACCGTCCGCCGCCAGACGGCCGTCCTGCTCCGTCGGCACCGGCGCTCCCTCGCCGGTGTGGTGACCCTGCACGCGCTCGCCGCGGCGACCGGCCTCGCCGGGCCCTGGCTGCTCGGGCGGCTCGTCGACGACGTGACCACCGGCACCACGGCGGCCGCGGTGGACCGCCTGGTCGCCGTGCTGGCGGTCGCCGTGCTCACGCAGTCCGTGCTGATCCGGTTCGCCCAGCGCTCGGCGATGGTGCTCGGGGAGTCCGTCTTCGCCGAGCTCCGCGAGGAGTTCCTCACCACGGTCGCCCGGCTGCCGTTGTCGACCGTCGAGCGCGCCGGCACCGGTGACCTGGTGGCCCGCACCACCAACGACATCGACCGCGTCCAGTACACGGTCCGCTTCGGCATCCCCCGTGTCCTCGTCACCGTCGCGACGATCGTGCTGACCGCCGTCGCGGCTGCCCTCACCGACCCGCTCGTGGCGCTCGGCCTCCTCGCGGGCGCACCGTCGCTCCTCGCGGTGACCCGCTGGTACCTGCGCCGCGCCGCGCCCGCGTACCTGCGCGAGTCGGCGGCGTACGCCACGCTCAACGGCACCATCACGGAGTCCGTGGAAGGCGCCCGGACCGTCGACGCGCTCGGCATGGGAGGACGCCGCCGGGCGCGCGTCGACGCCGACCTGCGCGAGGCGTTCGCCGCCGAGTCGGCGACGCTCCGCCTCCGCACGGTCCTGTTCCCCGGCGTGGACGCGTCGTTCCTGCTCCCGGTGCTCGCCGTGCTCGTCTGGGGTACGTACCTGATCTCCACAGGCCACGCGACGATCGGTGCCGTGACGACGGTCGCGCTCTACGCGACGCAGGTCATCCAGCCGATCGGGGAGCTGATCTTCTGGCTCGACGAGATCCAGGTCGGGACCACGTCGCTCGCGCGCATCCTCGGGGTCCAGCAGGTGGCCCCGGACCGGACCGTCGGGAGCCGCACCCCCGTGGACGAGACGATCGTCGGGCGCGACGTGCGCTACGCGTACCGCGAGGGTCACGACGTGCTGCACGGGATCGACCTGGACCTGCGCCCCGGCGAGCGACTCGCGATCGTCGGGCCCTCGGGCGCCGGGAAGTCGACGCTCGGCCGGATGCTCGCCGGCATCCACCCGCCGACCGGCGGCACCGTGACCGCCGGCGACGTGCCGTTGGTCGAGCTCCCGCTCGACGACCTCCGTGGGCACGTCGCCCTCGTCACCCAGGAGCACCATGTGTTCGTGGGCACCCTGGCCGAGAACCTGCGCCTCGCGCAGGTCGACGCGGACGACGACGCGCTGCTGCGCGCGCTCGACGCCGTCGACGCCCGCGCCTGGGTCGAGGCCTTGCCCGACGGTCTGGACACCGTCGTCGGCTCGGGTGGTCGGCCCCTGACGCCGGCGCAGGCGCAGCAGGTCGCACTCGCGCGCCTCGTCCTGCTCGACCCGCACACCCTCGTGCTCGACGAGGCGACCTCCCTGCTCGACCCGCGCGCCGCGCGCCACCTCGAGAGGTCGCTCTCGGCGGTCCTCGCCGGCCGGACCGTCGTGGCGATCGCGCACCGCCTGCACACCGCTCACGACGCGGACCGGGTGGCCGTCGTCGACGCTGGTCGGATCACGGAGATCGGGTCGCACGACGAGCTCGTCGACGCCGACGGCGACTACGCCGCGCTGTGGCACTCGTGGCAGCAGGACTGA
- the arfB gene encoding alternative ribosome rescue aminoacyl-tRNA hydrolase ArfB: MHRPLVLAPGLVVPDAALTWRFSRSSGPGGQSVNTADSRVELSVDLEAIPWRDDAQRDRVLERLRSRRVGTVVTVTASEHRAQLRNREAALARLLVLLTDAVAPPDPPRRATRPSRASRERRVRAQRRRQEIKALRRRPDHS; this comes from the coding sequence GTGCACCGGCCGCTCGTCCTCGCCCCCGGTCTCGTCGTCCCTGACGCAGCACTGACGTGGCGGTTCTCCCGGTCGAGCGGACCCGGCGGCCAGTCGGTGAACACGGCCGACTCGCGCGTCGAGCTGTCCGTGGACCTCGAGGCGATCCCCTGGCGGGACGACGCCCAGCGGGACCGGGTTCTCGAGCGGCTGCGGTCACGACGCGTCGGCACCGTGGTGACCGTCACGGCCTCCGAGCACCGCGCCCAGCTGCGCAACCGGGAGGCCGCCCTGGCGCGTCTCCTGGTCCTGCTGACCGATGCCGTCGCGCCGCCCGACCCGCCGCGCCGCGCGACCCGACCGAGCCGCGCCTCGCGCGAACGCCGGGTGCGTGCGCAACGTCGACGGCAGGAGATCAAGGCGCTCCGGCGTCGACCCGATCACTCGTAG
- a CDS encoding SURF1 family protein encodes MPPAPPIPGPEPSRPAPTSFARAAVRPRMIALLLILLAAAGVCGRLGVWQLDRARERGAQNERAVQAARETTAPVALDTVLAPQTRFTAELVGRRVAVTGTFDAGGQLLVRDRALDGKTGYLVLTPLRVEATGTSAGAVLPVVRGWVPSADVGAAVLDAPAGAVEITGFLQASEAAGTIDDATAQTDAISSAQLVNRWGGPIYSGYLVLSQVQPAQSADVRLLQPPKVQGAGLNLQNLAYAAQWWIFGGFAIFFWTRMVRDEADGVRGSRSAARPTSDRVDAGAP; translated from the coding sequence GTGCCCCCTGCGCCCCCGATCCCTGGTCCGGAGCCGTCGAGGCCTGCGCCGACCAGCTTCGCGCGCGCGGCGGTGCGGCCCCGGATGATCGCGCTGCTCCTGATCCTCCTCGCGGCGGCCGGCGTGTGCGGTCGTCTCGGTGTGTGGCAGCTCGACCGGGCTCGTGAGCGCGGTGCCCAGAACGAGCGCGCGGTGCAGGCCGCACGGGAGACCACCGCGCCGGTCGCGCTCGACACCGTCCTCGCCCCGCAGACCCGCTTCACGGCCGAGCTCGTCGGCCGTCGTGTCGCGGTGACCGGGACCTTCGACGCCGGCGGCCAGCTGCTCGTGCGCGACCGTGCGCTCGACGGGAAGACCGGCTACCTCGTGCTCACGCCGTTGCGGGTCGAGGCGACCGGCACGTCCGCCGGTGCGGTGCTGCCCGTCGTGCGCGGTTGGGTGCCGTCCGCGGACGTCGGGGCTGCGGTGCTCGATGCTCCGGCCGGGGCAGTGGAGATCACCGGGTTCCTGCAGGCCTCCGAGGCGGCCGGGACGATCGACGACGCCACCGCGCAGACCGACGCGATCAGCTCGGCGCAGCTCGTGAACCGGTGGGGCGGACCCATCTACTCCGGCTACCTGGTCCTCTCACAGGTCCAGCCGGCCCAGAGCGCGGACGTGCGGCTCCTGCAGCCGCCGAAGGTCCAGGGCGCCGGACTGAACCTGCAGAACCTTGCGTACGCGGCGCAGTGGTGGATCTTCGGCGGCTTCGCGATCTTCTTCTGGACCCGGATGGTGCGGGACGAGGCCGACGGGGTCCGTGGTTCGCGGTCCGCCGCACGCCCTACGAGTGATCGGGTCGACGCCGGAGCGCCTTGA
- a CDS encoding phosphoketolase, with amino-acid sequence MTDESLALIDAWWRAANYLSVGQIYLLDNPLLREPLTRDHVKPRLLGHWGTTPGLNFLYAHLNRAIVERSQSTIYITGPGHGGPGLVANAYLDGTYSEVYTDITPDAEGMRRLFRQFSFPGGIPSHVAPETPGSIHEGGELGYALSHAYGAAFDNPDLLVAAVIGDGEAETGPLATSWHSNKFVNPLHDGVVLPILHLNGYKIANPTVLARIPESELLDLMRGYGHKPHLFHGGFDGEDHAAVHRRFAELLDVVLDEIADIKARAAAGDTERPQWPMIIFRTPKGWTCPPVIDGKHVEDSWRAHQVPLASARDTDAHLQVLKGWLESYHAEELFTETGALRPDIAALAPREHLRMSDNPHTNGGLLMRDLRLPDFRDFAVDVPVPGGSISEATKVLGQWLAEVIRLNPENFRIFGPDETASNRLQLVFDVTDKQWNGEYLPTDLDDHLARAGRVMEMLSEHQCQGWLEGYLLTGRHGMFNCYEAFIHIIDSMFNQHAKWLKVTDEIPWRRPIASLNYLLSSHVWRQDHNGFSHQDPGFIDHVVNKKAEVVRVYLPPDANTLLSTYDHCLRSRQYVNVVVSGKQPAPNFLTMEQAIAHSARGLGIWEWAGTEVAGEDPDVVLGCAGDVPTLETLAAADLLRQHLPELKVRVVNVIDLMRLQDEKEHPHGMSDRDFDTLFTDDKPVIFAYHGYPWLIHRLTYRRAGHANIHVRGYKEEGTTTTPFDMVMLNDLDRFHLVIDVIDRVPSLGSKAAVLRQRMVDERLRAREYTRAHGEDLPEVRDWVWPEAVAAVTASGASATATAVTGGDNE; translated from the coding sequence GTGACCGACGAGTCGCTCGCCCTGATCGACGCGTGGTGGCGTGCGGCGAACTACCTCTCGGTCGGGCAGATCTACCTGCTGGACAACCCCTTGCTGCGCGAGCCGCTGACCCGCGACCACGTCAAGCCGCGGCTCCTCGGCCACTGGGGCACCACCCCGGGCCTCAACTTCCTCTACGCGCACCTCAACCGCGCGATCGTCGAGCGGTCGCAGTCGACGATCTACATCACCGGCCCGGGCCACGGCGGTCCGGGACTGGTCGCCAACGCCTACCTCGACGGCACCTACTCCGAGGTCTACACCGACATCACCCCCGACGCCGAGGGCATGCGGCGCCTGTTTCGGCAGTTCTCGTTCCCGGGCGGCATCCCGAGCCACGTGGCCCCGGAGACCCCCGGGTCGATCCACGAGGGCGGCGAGCTCGGCTACGCGCTCTCGCACGCGTACGGCGCCGCGTTCGACAACCCCGATCTGCTGGTCGCCGCCGTGATCGGGGACGGCGAGGCCGAGACCGGCCCGCTCGCCACGAGCTGGCACTCCAACAAGTTCGTGAACCCGCTCCACGACGGGGTCGTCCTGCCGATCCTGCACCTCAACGGCTACAAGATCGCGAACCCGACCGTGCTCGCGCGCATCCCGGAGAGCGAGCTCCTCGACCTCATGCGCGGCTACGGCCACAAGCCGCACCTGTTCCACGGGGGCTTCGACGGCGAGGACCATGCGGCGGTCCACCGCCGGTTCGCCGAGCTGCTCGACGTCGTCCTCGACGAGATCGCCGACATCAAGGCGCGCGCGGCCGCCGGGGACACCGAGCGCCCGCAGTGGCCCATGATCATCTTCCGCACCCCCAAGGGCTGGACCTGCCCGCCGGTGATCGACGGCAAGCACGTCGAGGACTCGTGGCGCGCGCACCAGGTCCCGCTCGCAAGCGCACGGGACACCGACGCCCACCTCCAGGTGCTCAAGGGGTGGCTCGAGTCGTACCACGCGGAGGAGCTGTTCACCGAGACCGGTGCCCTGCGGCCGGACATCGCGGCGCTCGCCCCGCGGGAGCACCTGCGCATGAGCGACAACCCGCACACCAACGGCGGTCTGCTGATGCGCGACCTGCGCCTGCCGGACTTCCGGGACTTCGCCGTCGACGTCCCGGTGCCGGGTGGCTCGATCAGCGAGGCGACCAAGGTGCTCGGTCAGTGGCTCGCGGAGGTCATCCGCCTCAACCCGGAGAACTTCCGGATCTTCGGCCCGGACGAGACCGCGTCGAACCGCCTCCAGCTCGTCTTCGACGTGACCGACAAGCAGTGGAACGGCGAGTACCTGCCCACGGACCTCGACGACCACCTGGCACGCGCCGGCCGCGTCATGGAGATGCTGTCCGAGCACCAGTGCCAGGGCTGGCTCGAGGGCTACCTGCTCACCGGCCGCCACGGCATGTTCAACTGCTACGAGGCGTTCATCCACATCATCGACTCGATGTTCAACCAGCACGCGAAGTGGCTCAAGGTCACCGACGAGATCCCGTGGCGTCGGCCGATCGCGTCGCTCAACTACCTGCTCTCGAGCCACGTCTGGCGCCAGGACCACAACGGCTTCAGCCACCAGGACCCCGGGTTCATCGACCACGTGGTCAACAAGAAGGCCGAGGTCGTCCGCGTCTACCTGCCGCCGGACGCGAACACGCTGCTCTCGACGTACGACCACTGCCTGCGGAGCCGGCAGTACGTCAACGTCGTGGTCTCCGGGAAGCAGCCGGCGCCGAACTTCCTCACCATGGAGCAGGCCATCGCGCACTCCGCCCGCGGTCTGGGGATCTGGGAGTGGGCCGGCACCGAGGTCGCGGGCGAGGACCCCGACGTCGTGCTCGGCTGCGCAGGGGACGTCCCCACCCTGGAGACGCTCGCGGCTGCCGACCTGCTCCGTCAGCACCTGCCGGAGCTCAAGGTGCGCGTGGTCAACGTCATCGACCTGATGCGGCTGCAGGACGAGAAGGAGCACCCGCACGGCATGTCCGACCGGGACTTCGACACGCTCTTCACCGACGACAAGCCGGTCATCTTCGCCTACCACGGCTACCCGTGGCTCATCCACCGCCTCACCTACCGCCGGGCCGGTCACGCGAACATCCACGTGCGCGGCTACAAGGAGGAGGGCACGACGACGACGCCGTTCGACATGGTCATGCTCAACGACCTCGACCGGTTCCACCTGGTCATCGACGTGATCGACCGCGTGCCGTCCCTCGGCTCGAAGGCCGCGGTCCTGCGCCAGCGCATGGTCGACGAGAGGCTCCGGGCCCGCGAGTACACCCGCGCGCACGGCGAGGACCTCCCGGAGGTCCGGGACTGGGTCTGGCCCGAGGCCGTCGCGGCCGTGACGGCCTCGGGTGCGTCGGCGACCGCGACCGCCGTGACCGGCGGCGACAATGAGTGA